The following are from one region of the Candidatus Binataceae bacterium genome:
- a CDS encoding TetR/AcrR family transcriptional regulator, which yields MSVKDRQGRERQARREAIAASAFAVFARHGLEGATIEMIAREAEVAVGTIYLYFASRDDLYLQLVAERIERLRASYAEIQARALDPLSELRAVAAAYLDYLRESRELFISQHSVVYAQLRKRLKRASELRHFNEVIEKSHAVWKLYERTVRRVFDAGLIVNSTDPKKTAAVMWSSLNGAFMLMGDGNFFRDLTGLDPEHFVEETLDSYIKTPASSDQTRAALNGASTHRHKSAVRTARAKINKDRDAAQLVASAPA from the coding sequence GTGAGCGTTAAGGACCGTCAGGGGCGTGAGCGCCAGGCGCGGCGCGAGGCGATCGCCGCCTCGGCATTTGCCGTCTTCGCGCGTCACGGCCTCGAAGGCGCGACAATTGAAATGATCGCGCGCGAGGCAGAAGTGGCGGTCGGCACGATCTATCTTTACTTCGCCTCCCGCGACGATCTTTATCTGCAACTCGTCGCCGAGCGAATCGAACGTCTGCGCGCGAGCTATGCCGAAATCCAGGCGCGCGCGCTCGACCCACTGAGCGAGCTACGCGCGGTCGCCGCCGCATATCTCGATTACCTGCGCGAGTCGCGTGAGCTGTTCATCAGCCAGCACTCGGTGGTCTATGCGCAACTGCGCAAGCGCCTCAAGCGAGCCTCGGAGCTGCGCCACTTCAACGAGGTTATCGAGAAGAGCCACGCGGTGTGGAAGCTCTACGAGCGCACGGTGCGCCGCGTTTTCGACGCCGGGCTCATCGTCAACTCCACCGATCCCAAGAAGACCGCCGCCGTGATGTGGTCGAGCCTCAACGGCGCCTTCATGTTGATGGGCGACGGTAACTTCTTCCGCGATCTCACGGGACTCGATCCCGAGCACTTCGTCGAAGAGACACTCGATTCCTATATCAAGACTCCCGCGTCATCGGATCAAACGCGTGCCGCGTTAAACGGCGCATCGACACACAGGCATAAGAGCGCGGTCCGTACCGCCCGTGCAAAAATCAACAAGGACCGCGACGCTGCTCAGCTCGTCGCGTCCGCCCCTGCCTGA
- a CDS encoding energy transducer TonB, producing the protein MLENDWDIAEVRSDTRGIATGRHASFFAISIAVHAVLIALLAILIPAVERPRNEWVLAYMVELGNGGARGAPKPESPALSASSSEIAIPRHIHKHRAKPAALLVAAPRVKAASIAPTAAVTSSTAKLENHAAPAGASRAGEAALASLGGSGSAGTGAGIGGGTGDNGPGIGNGAPGDSLAHANYGEDPLPPYPSHSRRDGEEGTVLLHVLVGSNGTVERVEIARSSGFDALDDAALDTVRERWRFVPARHDGLAAESWVLVPIRFALSEASANQ; encoded by the coding sequence ATGTTGGAGAACGATTGGGACATCGCAGAGGTACGTAGCGACACGCGAGGAATCGCGACGGGTCGTCATGCGTCGTTTTTCGCGATTTCGATTGCAGTTCACGCAGTTCTGATTGCGCTGCTGGCGATTCTCATTCCGGCGGTCGAACGGCCGCGCAACGAATGGGTGCTGGCGTACATGGTCGAGCTCGGCAACGGCGGTGCGAGGGGCGCGCCGAAGCCCGAGAGTCCGGCGCTGTCGGCATCGTCGAGCGAGATCGCGATACCACGGCACATCCACAAGCATCGCGCGAAGCCTGCGGCGCTTCTCGTTGCGGCTCCGAGGGTTAAAGCGGCGAGCATCGCGCCAACTGCGGCTGTTACGTCGTCAACGGCGAAGCTCGAGAATCATGCGGCCCCTGCCGGTGCATCGCGAGCGGGCGAAGCCGCTCTCGCGAGTCTCGGCGGCTCTGGAAGCGCAGGCACCGGCGCCGGTATTGGCGGTGGAACTGGCGACAATGGACCTGGCATTGGCAACGGTGCGCCCGGAGATTCGCTGGCGCATGCAAACTACGGCGAGGATCCGCTGCCGCCGTATCCATCTCACTCGCGGCGCGATGGTGAAGAAGGCACGGTGTTGCTCCACGTTCTGGTCGGATCGAACGGCACGGTCGAGCGCGTCGAGATCGCGCGGTCATCCGGATTCGATGCGCTCGACGATGCCGCGCTCGACACGGTGCGCGAGCGATGGCGCTTCGTGCCGGCACGTCACGACGGCCTCGCGGCCGAGAGCTGGGTGCTGGTGCCGATTCGCTTCGCACTTAGCGAGGCGAGTGCCAATCAGTAA
- a CDS encoding peroxiredoxin: protein MLEVGKPFPAFSLPDQDARIHQLSDYAGKWLVVYFYPKDDTPGCTIQGKTMTAAKPAYDKEAIAIVGVSQDDVPSHKSFCEKFSFKIDLLADPKAELMKACGLNQGEWQGMKFWERTSFIVDPKGIVRKVFAKVNPNGHDKALLEAVKELQRHDLAATNPRRH, encoded by the coding sequence ATGCTCGAAGTCGGCAAACCATTTCCCGCTTTTTCGCTGCCCGACCAGGACGCCAGGATTCATCAGCTCAGCGACTACGCCGGCAAGTGGCTCGTGGTTTACTTCTATCCAAAGGATGACACGCCGGGGTGCACGATCCAGGGCAAGACGATGACCGCGGCCAAGCCCGCTTACGACAAGGAAGCGATCGCGATTGTCGGCGTCAGCCAGGACGATGTCCCATCGCATAAGAGCTTCTGCGAAAAGTTCAGCTTCAAGATCGACCTGCTCGCCGATCCGAAGGCCGAGCTGATGAAAGCGTGCGGGCTGAACCAGGGTGAATGGCAGGGGATGAAGTTCTGGGAGCGGACCAGCTTCATCGTCGATCCGAAGGGCATCGTGCGCAAGGTTTTTGCGAAGGTGAATCCCAACGGCCACGACAAAGCGTTACTCGAAGCTGTCAAGGAATTGCAGCGTCACGATCTCGCCGCGACCAATCCGCGGCGGCATTGA
- a CDS encoding alpha/beta fold hydrolase, translated as MRRWSAAGIAVTVLFLLSVAWLAHLQNGGPAHQPIELSNGVTGMMYLPGPIEPARANPFYELFAKPQALRPPAVVLMHGFMSDSVMMSTLARRLAENGYAVLAIDANGHGANRNPFGDTMTRSGALRDDFSAAVDFLRNYERVDGSRIVVMGHSMGAGATLDFATHEPGLSGAVMISGGWTLGPIRPRNALFIFAEHDPAEEIQGPSTAIAEHLAGVSPIEAGKQYGDFAQGSAVEVVQMPGENHISIVTSRAVAMRIVRWVDGVFGTTRTSPINLHDARTRARNLAAVLFIFVLIVIGRVTGSIAPLWNERPAGAAGWIGVLTIAVALLAAMPLISTILPAGFFPMVVGDAQVSWLIAASVLAIGYLAIFGRLEGPSLRGRIGRTVLAATLAFAAIYLGSNAIAVTMHRLSLTPERLLMLVLGTILTLPFWYAFEVLVRRGGVVISTVLGTTGRIVFIALMGVGVALRILPGVLMLAMPILVPIFLVFEIFAASAYSTSRNLALIATVEALWFVWLIAATNPITFML; from the coding sequence ATGAGAAGATGGAGCGCTGCCGGGATCGCCGTCACTGTGCTCTTTCTGCTGAGCGTGGCCTGGCTGGCGCATTTGCAGAACGGCGGTCCGGCGCATCAGCCCATCGAGCTCAGCAACGGCGTTACCGGAATGATGTACCTACCCGGGCCGATAGAGCCCGCGCGCGCGAATCCGTTTTACGAGCTGTTTGCGAAACCGCAGGCGCTGCGCCCGCCCGCCGTCGTGTTGATGCATGGATTCATGTCGGACAGCGTGATGATGAGCACGCTCGCGCGGCGGCTCGCGGAGAATGGATACGCGGTGCTCGCGATCGACGCCAACGGCCACGGCGCCAATCGCAACCCGTTCGGCGACACGATGACGAGATCGGGCGCGCTGCGTGACGACTTCAGTGCGGCGGTTGATTTTCTTCGTAACTACGAGCGCGTCGATGGCTCGCGAATCGTCGTGATGGGTCATTCGATGGGCGCGGGCGCGACGCTCGATTTCGCCACCCATGAGCCGGGCCTCAGCGGCGCCGTGATGATCTCGGGCGGATGGACGCTCGGCCCGATCCGTCCGCGCAACGCGCTCTTCATTTTCGCCGAGCACGATCCGGCCGAGGAGATCCAGGGGCCTTCGACCGCAATCGCAGAGCACCTTGCGGGAGTGAGTCCAATCGAAGCGGGCAAGCAATACGGCGATTTCGCGCAGGGCAGCGCCGTCGAAGTCGTGCAGATGCCCGGCGAGAATCACATCAGCATAGTGACCTCGCGCGCGGTTGCGATGCGAATCGTGCGATGGGTCGACGGTGTTTTCGGCACAACGCGGACAAGCCCGATCAACCTGCACGACGCGCGGACCCGAGCAAGAAATCTCGCGGCGGTGCTCTTCATCTTCGTGCTGATCGTAATCGGCCGTGTGACCGGGTCGATTGCTCCGCTCTGGAACGAGCGTCCCGCCGGCGCCGCAGGTTGGATCGGCGTGCTGACAATCGCGGTCGCGCTGCTGGCGGCAATGCCGTTGATCTCGACTATCTTACCCGCTGGCTTCTTTCCCATGGTCGTCGGCGATGCACAGGTGTCATGGCTGATAGCGGCGAGCGTGCTCGCGATCGGCTACCTCGCGATCTTCGGCCGGCTCGAAGGCCCGAGCCTGCGCGGTCGCATCGGCCGGACCGTGCTCGCTGCGACGCTCGCGTTTGCGGCGATATACCTGGGCTCGAACGCGATCGCCGTCACAATGCATCGGCTCTCGCTCACGCCCGAGCGCCTGCTGATGCTGGTCCTCGGCACGATTCTCACTCTGCCCTTCTGGTATGCGTTCGAGGTGCTCGTGCGCCGCGGCGGTGTCGTGATCTCAACGGTACTGGGCACGACGGGTCGTATCGTGTTCATCGCGCTGATGGGCGTCGGCGTCGCGCTGCGGATCCTGCCCGGTGTCCTGATGCTGGCGATGCCGATTCTGGTACCTATATTTCTCGTCTTCGAGATCTTCGCAGCCTCGGCTTACAGCACTTCGCGCAATCTCGCCCTCATTGCGACAGTCGAAGCGCTCTGGTTTGTTTGGCTTATCGCGGCGACGAATCCGATCACCTTTATGCTTTAG
- a CDS encoding VOC family protein, protein MASKVKPIPEGPRAVTPYLTVKGAAEALEYYKQALGAVETVRLVGPDGRVGHAEIEINGTPIMLSEEYPEMEVVSPATLGGSPVGLHLLVENSDAVFDRAVKLGATAMNPVKDQFYGERSGKLKDPFGHVWYISTRIEEVSNEEMVRRAEAWTKGEAKET, encoded by the coding sequence ATGGCATCGAAGGTGAAGCCCATTCCTGAAGGACCGCGCGCGGTCACGCCCTATCTGACTGTCAAAGGCGCGGCGGAGGCGCTCGAGTACTACAAGCAGGCGCTCGGCGCAGTTGAAACAGTGCGCCTGGTCGGACCCGATGGCCGCGTCGGCCACGCCGAGATCGAAATCAACGGCACGCCCATCATGCTCTCGGAGGAATATCCGGAGATGGAAGTGGTGAGTCCCGCCACGCTGGGCGGATCACCCGTTGGCCTCCACCTCCTGGTAGAAAATTCCGACGCCGTGTTCGATCGTGCGGTGAAGCTCGGCGCAACGGCGATGAATCCCGTGAAGGATCAATTCTATGGCGAGCGCAGCGGCAAGCTGAAAGATCCCTTCGGCCACGTCTGGTACATCTCGACTCGTATCGAGGAAGTGAGCAATGAAGAGATGGTTCGCCGCGCCGAGGCCTGGACCAAGGGCGAGGCCAAGGAAACCTGA